CTCTCCTCATCTTCCAAAAGAATTTCAAAGACTAATAACCCTCTTTGATTGATTCTTTCTAATTATTCAGTTCCCCCGTTGAGAAGACCAGTTGGTCTTCTCTTTTTCTATCTGTAAAATTTAAAAACATCCACAAATTAAACAGCACCCCAAAAGTCAGACAGAAAAAATCTAACTTTTGCGGTGCTGTTCACTTATTTTAATCCGTTAGTTCCACACAGAAAGCATCCCACGGAGCCAAGGTCTGTTTTTCAACTGCTTCTTTAGCAGTAGTGTTTTCAATCAAGATTGACTTAACTCTCCCTTCTACTGAAAAGTTTTGTTTTTCATTGGACAAGTTAGCCACAACTAAGAAACGTCGGTCGCCATCTTTGCGTATATAGGCAAAGACCTTATCCGCCGTATCGAGCAATTCAAAATCAGCTCGAATCAACCAACTGTTTTCCTTACGGATTTGAACGAGTTTTTGATAAGTATAGAAAATAGAATCTGGATTTGCCAGTGCTTCTTGAACGTTGATTTCTTCGTAGTTTGGATTAACTGCCAACCAAGGTTGACCTGTTGAGAAGCCAGCATTTTTGCTTTCATCCCATTGCATTGGGGTACGGGCATTATCACGACCAATGACACGGATGCTGTCCATGATTTCTTCAATCGGAACGCCTTTTTCAAGAGCTTCACGCGCATAGTTGAGGGATTCAATATCTTCTACTTGGTCCAGTGTTTCAAACGGATAGTTGGTCATCCCAATCTCTTCACCCTGGTAGATATAAGGAGTCCCCCTCATAAGATGAAGCAAGATCGCAAAGGCTTTGGCAGATTTTTCACGGTATTCTTGGTCATTTCCCCAGATAGAGACGATACGAGGAAGGTCATGGTTGTTCCAGAAGAGGGAATTCCAGCCATCTTCAACTCCTAACTCTGTCTGCCATTTGTTAAAAATCTCTTTTAACTTCCCTACATTTAACTCTTTTTGGTAGTGCCACTTAGGTTGCCCTTCCTGATACTGAAGACAGATGTGTTCAAACTGGAAGACCATTGACAATTCTTGTCCCTTTGGATCCGAGTAAAGCTTAGCAATCTCTGGCGTTGCTCCCCAGGTCTCCCCTACTGTCAAGAGATCTTTGTCGCCAAAGGTCGCCTGATTCATTTCCTTTAGATAGGGATGCAGCATAGGACCGTTATTGACTACTTTCTCATCAGGAATCTTGCCAATCATATCAATGACATCCATACGGAAACCACCAATACCTTTATCAATCCAAAAGTTCATCATCTCATAAATTTTCTGGCGAAGTTTTTCATTCTCCCAGTTGAGATCAGGCTGTTTCTTACTGAAAAAGTGAAGATAGTATTGACCTGACTTTTCATCGTATTCCCAAGCAGACCCACTAAAGATAGAATCCAAATCATTGGGCTCATCGCGCCAGATATAGTAGTCGCGCTCAGGACTACCAGGATTCTCACAGGCCTCGACAAACCAGGCGTGTTCATCCGAGGTATGATTGACCACCAAGTCCATGATAATTCGAATGTCACGCTTCTTAGCTTCTGCGATGAGTTGGTCCATGTCCTCCATAGTCCCGAAAATAGCTGCAATTGCTTGATAATCAGCAATATCGTAGCCATTATCATCCATAGGGCTATCATAAACAGGAGAAAGCCAAATCGCTGTGATTCCTAACTTGGCTAGATAGTCCAACTTACTAGTAATTCCTGGCAAATCGCCAATTCCATCTCCGTTGCTATCCATAAAACTCTTGGGATAGACTTGATAGACTACGGCATTGTGCCACCATTTTTCTTGCATCTTCTTACCTCATTATTTTCATAATCTATAGTCTATGATAGCGCTTTTTAAAACTTAGTGCAAGCGTTTGCCTAATCTTTTTGATTTCTTTTTTGACTCCGTAGTTTCCTATCTTCCAATTTTTTATTATAATAGAGATCAGAGGTAAAAAAATGAAAAAACAAGCTTTTAGTTCTGAACAATATTTGAATCTACAGCGCGACCACATTTTGGAGCGCATCAACCAATTTGACGGCAAACTCTATTTGGAGTTTGGTGGCAAAATGTTAGAAGATTTCCACGCTGCTCGTGTCCTTCCTGGTTATGAGCCTGACAATAAAATCAAGCTCTTGCAAGAATTGAAAGAGCAGGTTGAAGTTGTGATTGCCATTAACGCAAGCAACATCGAGCATTCTAAAGCGCGTGGCGACCTAGGCATTTCTTATGACCAAGAAGTTCTTCGTTTGATTGATAAATTCAATGAATTAGGAATTTTTGTTGGTTCCG
The sequence above is a segment of the Streptococcus oralis ATCC 35037 genome. Coding sequences within it:
- a CDS encoding glycoside hydrolase family 13 protein, which translates into the protein MQEKWWHNAVVYQVYPKSFMDSNGDGIGDLPGITSKLDYLAKLGITAIWLSPVYDSPMDDNGYDIADYQAIAAIFGTMEDMDQLIAEAKKRDIRIIMDLVVNHTSDEHAWFVEACENPGSPERDYYIWRDEPNDLDSIFSGSAWEYDEKSGQYYLHFFSKKQPDLNWENEKLRQKIYEMMNFWIDKGIGGFRMDVIDMIGKIPDEKVVNNGPMLHPYLKEMNQATFGDKDLLTVGETWGATPEIAKLYSDPKGQELSMVFQFEHICLQYQEGQPKWHYQKELNVGKLKEIFNKWQTELGVEDGWNSLFWNNHDLPRIVSIWGNDQEYREKSAKAFAILLHLMRGTPYIYQGEEIGMTNYPFETLDQVEDIESLNYAREALEKGVPIEEIMDSIRVIGRDNARTPMQWDESKNAGFSTGQPWLAVNPNYEEINVQEALANPDSIFYTYQKLVQIRKENSWLIRADFELLDTADKVFAYIRKDGDRRFLVVANLSNEKQNFSVEGRVKSILIENTTAKEAVEKQTLAPWDAFCVELTD